The genomic segment CGGAGACCTTGCCGAGGACGACGCCCTCGATGCCGCGCAGCTTCTCGACGATCTCGTCGCCGTGCGCGGTGGACGTGGCCGCGATGGTCACGTCGATCCGGAGCTTCTCGTGGCCGGAGGCGGTCACGTCAAGACCGGTCACCGACCCTCCCGACGACTCCACCGCGGTGGTGAGCTGGCTGACCGCGGTCCCGCTCGCCGGGACCTCCAGCCGTACCGTGATCGAGTACGAGACGCTTGGCGCCGTTGCCATCCTGACGACCTTCTTCCGCTGCCTGCTGGTTCACACGCTCTGCCGCTCGATCGTTGCACCTACTGGCCGGTACGCGTAACCGTGACCTTGGCAACGGAAAGATACTTCCACCATGCGAGAAACGGGCTGAATTTTCAAGCCCGGACTGTGACCTTGAGCAAATTCAGGGTTGTCGGCAGATGCGGGAAGCAACCCACGGGACGGTTTGTTAGCCTGGGTACGGCACCGGCTCGATCCAAGCCCCCGGGCCCAACCTTAGGCGCTTCGAGCGCCCACTTGCCGCGAGGCGAGCATGGCGGGTCGGTGTCACCAACGTCCGACGGGCGCCCCTCTCACGAGGGGCGCCCGTCGTCGTTCCACCGGCCGTCCGGCCGGCTCGCTGACCGCCGGTCAGTCCCGCAGCAGGTCCGGGACGCCGGACTCGTCCGGGCTGTCGCGCTCGCCGGAGAGCACCGTGAGCCGCTGGGTGGCGCGGGTCAGCGCCACGTAGAGCACCCGCAGTCCGGCCGGCGACTCGTCGGCGATCTCCGCCGGGGAGACCACGATCGTCGCGTCGTACTCCAGGCCCTTGGCCTCCAGGCTGCCCAGCGCCACCACCCGTTCGCCGAGCCCGGCCAGCCACTTGCGGGCCTGCCCGCGGCGGCCCATGGCCACCACGACGCCGACGGTGCCGTCCACGTCGGCCAGCAGCAGCTCGGCCTCCGCGCGCACCGCGGCGCCCAGATCGGCGCCGGCCACCGCGAAGCGCGGCACCAGACCGGTGGAGCGCACCGCGCGCGGCGACTCCATGCCGGGCATCGCCAGCTGCAGCACCTTCGCCGCCAGATCGGCGATCTCCGACGGGTTGCGGTAGTTGACCGTCAGCGTGAAGCGGCGGCGCGGCCGGCTGCCGAGCGCCTCCTCGCGCGCCTGGGCGGCCTCGTCGGGATCCGTCCAGGAACTCTGCGCCGGGTCACCGACGATCGTCCAGGTCGCGGTCCTGCCGCGGCGGCCGACCATCCGCCACTGCATCGGCGTCAGGTCCTGCGCCTCGTCGACGATGACGTGCGCGTACTCGGTCCGCTCCTCGTCGAGCCGGTCCGCCCGGTTGCGGCGGCCGCCGCCCATCCGGTCGGCCGAGGTGGTGACCTCGTCCAGACCGGTCAGCATGTCCAGCGGGTCCGCGTCGCGCTTCTTCGGGCGCGGCGGCGGGCCCAGCAGCGTCTCCAACTCGTCGAGCAGCGCCACGTCGTGCACGGTCACCCCGTCGCGGCGCAGCGAACGCGCCACCCGGCGCACCTCGGGCGGGGTGAGCACCCGGCGCGCCCAGCGGCCGAGCCGCTTCTCGTCGGCCAGCGCCGCGAGCACCCCGCGCGGGGTGAGGATCGGCCAGTAGGACTGCAGGAAGTCCAGGAACTCCGGCTCCGTCGAGATGTCCTCGTCGAAGCCCTGGCGCTCCTCGGCCGCCAGCTCCTGGTCGTCGAAGCGGCGTCCGGCCTTCCGCCACAGCGCGTCCAGCAGCAGCCTGCGGGCGCGCGGGCGCAGCAGGTTCACCGGGGCGGTGCCGCCCAGCACGTTGTGCCGGATCGACGACAGCTCCTGCTCGCCCAGCTCCAGCCGCCGCCCGAAGGCGACGACGCGCAGCGTGGTGCGGGAGACGCGCTGCCCGGCCTCGTTCTCCTCCTCGTCGTCCTCGAAGAGGGCGGCCTGCTGCTGCGGCTTGACGGCCTGCGGTGCCTCCAGCGCGCCGCGTGCGGCGTTGCGCAGCACCTTCAGCATCCGCAGCGAGCCCTTGATGCGGGCGACCGCAGGCTCGTCGTACGTATCGGCCTCCGCACCGTCGACGAGCGAGCCGACGGCGCGGATCGCGACCTGGCCCTCCTCGCCGAGCGACGGCAGGACGCCCTCGGTGTACGCCACCAGCAGCGGCGTCGGGCTGACGACCAGGATGCCGCCCGCGTACCGCCGGCGGTCCTGGTAGAGCAGATACGCGGCACGGTGCAGCGCGACCGCCGTCTTGCCGGTGCCCGGGCCTCCGGTGACCTCGGTGACGGACGCGGCGGGCGCCCTGATCACCATGTCCTGCTCGGCCTGGATGCTCGCCACGATGTCGCGCATCGTGTGGCTGCGGGCCTGCCCCAGGGCGGCCATCAGCGCACCGTCACCGACCACCGGCAGCCCGGTCTCCAGCTCCGGGCGCAGCAGGTCGTCCTCCACCCCCAGCACCCTGCGGCCCTTGGAACGGATGACGCGACGGCGCACCACCCGGCCCGGGGCGACCGGTGTGGAGCGGTAGAACGGCGCGGCCGCGGGCGCCCGCCAGTCGATCACCAGCGGCGCGTAGTCGGCGTCCAGGACGCCGATACGGCCGATGTGCAGCACCTCCGCGATCTTCGCGGCGTCGTTGACGACGGCGTCGTCGGCCGGTTCGAGCGAGGTGAACGCGCCGTCGGCGCCGCGCTTCCCGTCCTTGCCCTGCAGCAGGTCGATCCGTCCGAAGAGGAAGTCCTCGAACTCCGCGTTGAGCCGGTTGAGGTGCAACCCGGCGCGGAACACCTGCGCGTCGCGCTCCGCGAGCGCGCCGGGTGTTCCCACCTGACCGCGCTTGGCGGCGTCATCCATAAGGAATTCGGCTTCGTGGATCTTCTCCTCGAGCCGGCGGTACACCCGGTCCAGGTGCGCCTGTTCGACGGCGATCTCCACGTCCCGGACCCCCCCGGGCGCTGCGGTTTGCGCGGCCACGCAAGACCCCCTTCTCCT from the Streptomyces sp. RKAG293 genome contains:
- a CDS encoding UvrD-helicase domain-containing protein: MAAQTAAPGGVRDVEIAVEQAHLDRVYRRLEEKIHEAEFLMDDAAKRGQVGTPGALAERDAQVFRAGLHLNRLNAEFEDFLFGRIDLLQGKDGKRGADGAFTSLEPADDAVVNDAAKIAEVLHIGRIGVLDADYAPLVIDWRAPAAAPFYRSTPVAPGRVVRRRVIRSKGRRVLGVEDDLLRPELETGLPVVGDGALMAALGQARSHTMRDIVASIQAEQDMVIRAPAASVTEVTGGPGTGKTAVALHRAAYLLYQDRRRYAGGILVVSPTPLLVAYTEGVLPSLGEEGQVAIRAVGSLVDGAEADTYDEPAVARIKGSLRMLKVLRNAARGALEAPQAVKPQQQAALFEDDEEENEAGQRVSRTTLRVVAFGRRLELGEQELSSIRHNVLGGTAPVNLLRPRARRLLLDALWRKAGRRFDDQELAAEERQGFDEDISTEPEFLDFLQSYWPILTPRGVLAALADEKRLGRWARRVLTPPEVRRVARSLRRDGVTVHDVALLDELETLLGPPPRPKKRDADPLDMLTGLDEVTTSADRMGGGRRNRADRLDEERTEYAHVIVDEAQDLTPMQWRMVGRRGRTATWTIVGDPAQSSWTDPDEAAQAREEALGSRPRRRFTLTVNYRNPSEIADLAAKVLQLAMPGMESPRAVRSTGLVPRFAVAGADLGAAVRAEAELLLADVDGTVGVVVAMGRRGQARKWLAGLGERVVALGSLEAKGLEYDATIVVSPAEIADESPAGLRVLYVALTRATQRLTVLSGERDSPDESGVPDLLRD